The following are encoded in a window of Streptomyces sp. SAT1 genomic DNA:
- the sucC gene encoding ADP-forming succinate--CoA ligase subunit beta translates to MDLFEYQARDLFAKHDVPVLAGEVIDTPEAAREITERLGGKSVVKAQVKVGGRGKAGGVKLAATPDEAVARATDILGMDIKGHTVHKVMIAETAPEIVEEYYVSFLLDRANRTFLSIASVEGGMEIEEVAATRPEAVAKTPIDAIEGVTPEKAREIVEAAKFPAEVADKVANVLVTLWDTFIKEDALLVEVNPLAKVASGEVIALDGKVSLDDNAEFRHPDFEELHDKAAANPLEAAAKEKNLNYVKLDGEVGIIGNGAGLVMSTLDVVAYAGEQHGNVKPANFLDIGGGASAQVMANGLEIILGDPDVKSVFVNVFGGITACDEVANGIVQALKLLEDRGEQVTKPLVVRLDGNNAELGRKILTDANHPLVQRVDTMDGAADKAAELAHAAK, encoded by the coding sequence GTGGACCTGTTCGAGTACCAGGCGAGGGACCTCTTCGCCAAGCACGATGTACCGGTGCTGGCCGGTGAAGTCATCGACACGCCTGAGGCGGCGCGCGAGATCACCGAGCGTCTGGGCGGCAAGTCCGTCGTCAAGGCGCAGGTGAAGGTCGGTGGTCGCGGCAAGGCCGGTGGTGTGAAGCTCGCCGCCACCCCGGACGAGGCCGTCGCGCGCGCGACGGACATCCTCGGCATGGACATCAAGGGCCACACGGTCCACAAGGTGATGATCGCCGAGACGGCCCCCGAGATCGTCGAGGAGTACTACGTCTCCTTCCTCCTCGACCGCGCGAACCGCACCTTCCTCTCCATCGCCTCCGTCGAGGGCGGCATGGAGATCGAGGAGGTCGCGGCCACCCGCCCCGAGGCCGTCGCCAAGACCCCGATCGACGCCATCGAGGGCGTGACCCCGGAGAAGGCCCGCGAGATCGTCGAGGCCGCGAAGTTCCCGGCCGAGGTCGCGGACAAGGTCGCGAACGTCCTGGTCACGCTGTGGGACACCTTCATCAAGGAGGACGCCCTCCTGGTCGAGGTCAACCCGCTGGCCAAGGTCGCCTCCGGTGAGGTCATCGCCCTCGACGGCAAGGTGTCGCTGGACGACAACGCCGAGTTCCGTCACCCCGACTTCGAGGAGCTCCACGACAAGGCCGCGGCCAACCCGCTCGAGGCCGCCGCCAAGGAGAAGAACCTCAACTACGTCAAGCTCGACGGCGAGGTCGGCATCATCGGCAACGGCGCGGGTCTCGTCATGAGCACCCTGGACGTCGTCGCGTACGCCGGTGAGCAGCACGGCAACGTCAAGCCCGCCAACTTCCTGGACATCGGCGGTGGCGCCTCCGCCCAGGTCATGGCGAACGGCCTGGAGATCATCCTGGGCGACCCGGACGTCAAGTCCGTCTTCGTCAACGTCTTCGGCGGCATCACCGCCTGTGACGAGGTCGCCAACGGCATCGTCCAGGCGCTGAAGCTCCTGGAGGACCGCGGCGAGCAGGTCACCAAGCCGCTGGTCGTCCGCCTCGACGGCAACAACGCCGAGCTGGGCCGGAAGATCCTCACCGACGCGAACCACCCGCTGGTGCAGCGCGTCGACACCATGGACGGCGCGGCCGACAAGGCAGCCGAGCTGGCCCACGCCGCCAAGTAA
- a CDS encoding cobalamin B12-binding domain-containing protein, with product MGVAAGPIRVVVAKPGLDGHDRGAKVIARALRDAGMEVIYTGLHQTPEQIVGTAIQEDADAIGLSILSGAHNTLFAAVIDLLREREAEDIVVFGGGIIPEADIAPLKEKGVAEIFTPGATTQSIVDWVRANVRQPAQA from the coding sequence ATGGGTGTGGCAGCCGGTCCGATCCGCGTGGTGGTGGCCAAGCCGGGGCTCGACGGCCACGATCGCGGTGCGAAGGTGATCGCGCGGGCGCTGCGCGACGCCGGCATGGAGGTCATCTACACGGGTCTCCACCAGACCCCGGAGCAGATCGTCGGCACGGCGATCCAGGAGGACGCCGACGCGATCGGCCTGTCCATCCTCTCCGGCGCGCACAACACGCTGTTCGCCGCCGTGATCGACCTGCTGCGCGAGCGTGAGGCCGAGGACATCGTCGTCTTCGGCGGCGGCATCATCCCCGAGGCGGACATCGCGCCGCTGAAGGAGAAGGGTGTCGCGGAGATCTTCACCCCGGGCGCCACCACCCAGTCGATCGTCGACTGGGTCCGCGCCAACGTCCGCCAGCCCGCCCAGGCGTAG
- a CDS encoding DUF5682 family protein yields the protein MLLGVRHHGPGSARAVRAALDAARPPVVLIEGAPEADALIALAADEDMRPPVALLAHAVDEPGRSAFWPLAEFSPEWVALRWALEHGVPARFIDLPATHTLAWQAEEEEAETGPTDDADTGAAEPAEPAELNHPADPAEPGSETTTGPGSVPAPGADVRVDPLAVLAATAGYDDPERWWEDVVEHRGPGSEDAFAPFLVLEEAMGALRETYGSRDRDLVREAHMRLQVRAAQREFGDGVAVVCGAWHVPALRQRATVTADRALLKGLPKIKTDMTWVPWTHRRLSRFSGYGAGIDAPGWYAHLFGVPDRPVERWLTKVAGLLREEDRIVSSAHVIEAVRLAGTLAAMRGRPLPGLSETTDAVRAVMCEGSDVPLALVRDRLVVGDVLGEVPEAAPAVPLQRDLTRLQRRLRLKPEALERELELDLRKETDAGRSRLLHRLRLLGVDWGEPAVSRGSTGTFRETWRLRWEPELSVRVAEAGVWGTTVLSAATAKAEADAVGTDVLAEVTALAERCLLAELPDALPVVMRVLADRAALDADVGHLAQALPALVRSLRYGDVRGTDTEALAGVAAGLAERVFVGLPPACVGLDTDAAQEMRRHVDAVHTAVGLLGDTLDARHGDLRARWHGVLRTLAGRDTVPGVVRGRAVRLLLDEGEIAQDRAALFMGLALSPGTPPPDAAAWIEGFVGGGGGMLLVHDERLLGLVDAWLTGVPADAFTDVLPLLRRTFSAYESGVRRTLGELVRRGPAHGGGGPAGSTAAGTPGFAADLDPDRAGAVLPVVRLLLGLDESGAVAGAAAGSGPGAAEKTGDAYAGAAR from the coding sequence CTGCTGCTCGGGGTGCGGCACCACGGGCCCGGTTCCGCGCGGGCGGTGCGGGCGGCGCTGGACGCCGCCCGGCCCCCGGTGGTGCTGATCGAGGGCGCGCCGGAGGCGGACGCGCTGATCGCGCTCGCCGCCGACGAGGACATGCGGCCGCCGGTCGCCCTCCTCGCCCACGCGGTGGACGAGCCCGGCCGCTCCGCCTTCTGGCCGCTGGCCGAGTTCTCCCCGGAGTGGGTCGCCCTGCGCTGGGCGCTGGAGCACGGGGTGCCCGCCCGCTTCATCGACCTCCCTGCCACCCACACCCTGGCGTGGCAGGCGGAAGAGGAAGAGGCGGAGACCGGCCCCACGGACGACGCCGACACGGGCGCCGCCGAACCCGCCGAACCCGCCGAACTCAACCACCCAGCCGACCCCGCCGAACCGGGCAGTGAGACCACCACCGGTCCCGGCTCCGTCCCGGCCCCCGGCGCCGACGTGCGGGTCGATCCGCTCGCCGTGCTCGCCGCGACGGCCGGATACGACGACCCCGAGCGCTGGTGGGAGGACGTCGTCGAGCACCGGGGCCCGGGGAGCGAGGACGCGTTCGCCCCGTTCCTGGTGCTGGAGGAGGCCATGGGCGCGCTGCGCGAGACGTACGGGAGCCGGGACCGTGACCTCGTGCGCGAGGCGCACATGCGGCTCCAGGTGCGGGCGGCGCAGCGGGAGTTCGGGGACGGCGTGGCCGTGGTGTGCGGGGCCTGGCACGTGCCCGCGCTGCGGCAGCGGGCCACCGTCACCGCCGACCGGGCGCTGCTCAAGGGACTGCCCAAGATCAAGACGGACATGACATGGGTGCCGTGGACGCACCGCAGGCTGTCCCGGTTCAGCGGGTACGGCGCGGGCATCGACGCGCCGGGCTGGTACGCGCACCTGTTCGGGGTGCCGGACCGGCCGGTCGAGCGGTGGCTGACGAAGGTGGCCGGGCTGCTGCGCGAGGAGGACCGGATCGTCTCCTCCGCGCATGTCATCGAGGCGGTACGGCTGGCCGGGACGCTCGCGGCGATGCGGGGCCGTCCGCTGCCGGGGCTGAGCGAGACCACCGACGCGGTGCGGGCGGTGATGTGCGAGGGATCGGACGTCCCGCTGGCCCTGGTGCGCGACCGGCTCGTCGTCGGGGACGTCCTGGGCGAGGTGCCGGAAGCGGCGCCCGCGGTGCCGTTGCAGCGGGACCTGACCCGCCTTCAGCGCCGGCTGCGGCTCAAGCCGGAGGCGCTGGAGCGCGAACTCGAACTCGACCTGCGCAAGGAGACCGACGCCGGCCGCAGCCGACTGCTGCACCGGCTGCGGCTGCTGGGCGTCGACTGGGGCGAACCCGCCGTCTCCCGGGGCAGCACCGGAACCTTCCGCGAGACCTGGCGGCTGCGCTGGGAGCCGGAGCTGTCGGTGCGGGTGGCGGAAGCCGGGGTGTGGGGGACCACGGTGCTCTCCGCCGCCACCGCCAAGGCGGAGGCGGACGCCGTGGGCACGGACGTCCTCGCCGAGGTGACCGCCCTCGCCGAGCGCTGCCTGCTCGCCGAACTGCCGGACGCGCTGCCCGTGGTGATGCGGGTGCTCGCGGACCGCGCGGCGCTCGACGCGGACGTCGGGCACCTCGCGCAGGCCCTGCCCGCCCTGGTCCGCTCGCTGCGCTACGGCGATGTGCGCGGCACGGACACCGAGGCCCTGGCCGGGGTCGCCGCGGGACTGGCCGAGCGCGTCTTCGTCGGGCTGCCCCCGGCCTGCGTCGGCCTGGACACGGACGCGGCGCAGGAGATGCGCCGTCATGTGGACGCCGTGCACACGGCGGTGGGCCTGCTCGGGGACACCCTCGACGCCCGCCACGGCGATCTGCGCGCCCGCTGGCACGGCGTGCTCAGGACCCTGGCCGGCCGGGACACCGTGCCCGGCGTCGTGCGGGGCCGGGCGGTGCGGCTGCTGCTCGACGAGGGGGAGATCGCCCAGGACCGGGCCGCCCTGTTCATGGGGCTCGCCCTCTCGCCGGGCACACCGCCGCCGGACGCCGCCGCGTGGATCGAGGGCTTCGTCGGCGGCGGGGGCGGGATGCTGCTCGTGCACGACGAGCGGCTGCTCGGGCTGGTGGACGCCTGGCTGACCGGAGTCCCGGCGGACGCCTTCACGGACGTGCTGCCGCTGCTGCGGCGCACCTTCTCGGCGTACGAGTCCGGGGTGCGCAGAACCCTCGGGGAACTGGTGCGGCGCGGCCCGGCCCACGGCGGGGGCGGCCCGGCCGGGAGCACCGCGGCGGGGACGCCCGGCTTCGCCGCGGACCTCGACCCCGACCGGGCCGGAGCGGTGCTGCCGGTGGTGCGGCTGCTGCTCGGCCTGGACGAGAGCGGAGCCGTGGCGGGGGCGGCGGCGGGTTCCGGCCCGGGAGCCGCGGAGAAGACCGGTGACGCGTACGCGGGGGCGGCGCGATGA
- a CDS encoding SWIM zinc finger family protein: MTQQGARWTADQVLALAPDPASRKAGSKLGTAGPWSETGSADEGTVWGLCKGSGSKPYQTVVDLADAAGPAYKCSCPSRKFPCKHALGLLLVWAGGESALATVPEERAPEWAAQWLAGRRKRTADKAEQRAGQEARSAADPEAARRRAERRAERISAGAAELEQRLSDLLRGGLAAAEQAGYGLWEETAARMVDAQAPGLAARVRELGAIPSSGPGWPARLLEECALLHLLDQGWLRHERLPTELAATVRSRVGLPASADGPPARDSWLVLAQYDTADAKLTTRRIWLHGAATGRTALLLSYGAAGRAPEMSLPVGLALDAEVAAYPGDGRQRVALGERFAAPAPTRIRPPGVTTAEAAARYGEALRHDPWLESVPVTLRDVVPVPAGDSWQLADAGTDRALPVTAAAGGRPGLWRLVALSGGAPVTVFGECGHRGFTPLTVWPQGDGEAVTLC, translated from the coding sequence ATGACTCAGCAGGGGGCGCGCTGGACCGCGGACCAGGTGCTGGCACTGGCACCTGACCCCGCGTCACGCAAAGCGGGAAGCAAACTCGGCACGGCGGGACCGTGGTCCGAGACGGGGAGTGCGGACGAAGGGACGGTGTGGGGGCTGTGCAAGGGCAGCGGCAGCAAGCCGTATCAGACGGTCGTGGACCTCGCCGACGCGGCGGGTCCCGCGTACAAGTGCAGTTGTCCGAGCCGTAAGTTCCCGTGCAAGCACGCGCTCGGGCTGCTGCTGGTGTGGGCGGGCGGCGAGAGCGCGCTCGCGACCGTGCCCGAGGAGCGGGCGCCCGAGTGGGCCGCGCAGTGGCTGGCGGGCAGACGCAAGCGGACCGCGGACAAGGCGGAGCAGCGGGCGGGGCAGGAGGCCCGGAGCGCCGCCGATCCGGAGGCGGCGCGGCGGCGGGCGGAGCGCCGGGCCGAGCGGATCAGCGCCGGGGCGGCGGAGCTGGAGCAGCGGCTGTCCGATCTGCTGCGCGGCGGCCTGGCCGCGGCCGAGCAGGCGGGGTACGGGCTGTGGGAGGAGACCGCGGCCCGCATGGTCGACGCGCAGGCGCCGGGGCTCGCGGCCCGGGTGCGGGAGCTGGGCGCGATCCCGTCGTCCGGACCGGGCTGGCCGGCGCGGCTGCTGGAGGAGTGCGCGCTGCTGCATCTGCTGGACCAGGGCTGGCTGCGCCACGAGCGGCTGCCCACCGAGCTGGCGGCGACGGTCCGGTCCCGGGTGGGCCTGCCCGCTTCGGCGGACGGCCCGCCGGCGCGCGACAGCTGGCTCGTCCTCGCCCAGTACGACACGGCGGACGCGAAGCTGACCACCCGCCGCATCTGGCTGCACGGCGCCGCGACCGGGCGGACGGCGCTGCTGCTGTCCTACGGCGCGGCCGGCCGGGCGCCGGAGATGTCACTGCCGGTCGGCCTGGCGCTGGACGCGGAGGTCGCCGCGTACCCGGGCGACGGGCGGCAGCGCGTGGCCCTGGGCGAGCGGTTCGCCGCCCCGGCGCCCACCCGAATACGCCCGCCCGGGGTGACGACGGCCGAGGCCGCGGCGCGCTATGGCGAGGCGCTGCGGCACGACCCCTGGCTGGAGTCGGTCCCGGTGACGCTGCGGGACGTGGTGCCGGTACCGGCCGGGGACTCCTGGCAGCTGGCCGACGCCGGGACGGACCGGGCGCTGCCCGTGACCGCGGCGGCCGGCGGGCGCCCGGGACTGTGGCGGCTGGTGGCCCTGTCGGGCGGTGCGCCGGTCACGGTGTTCGGCGAGTGCGGGCACCGCGGGTTCACCCCGTTGACGGTCTGGCCGCAGGGCGACGGCGAAGCGGTGACGCTGTGCTGA
- a CDS encoding esterase/lipase family protein, which produces MKVTSVADPILPFCQRLLPARVAGLSLDLLKATALELAILAGHVLLYPSGIVQERRAAAGQVPAPDAAARLPTEAKPPVVLLHGFIDNRSVFVLLRRSLAQHGRHQVESLNYSPLTCDIRTAAELLGRHIEEICERTGSSRVDVVGHSLGGLIARYYVQRLGGDRRVRTLVTLGTPHAGTRVAPLANAHPIVRQMRPGSELIEELSRPAPGCRTYFVSFWSDLDHLMDPLESACVEHPDLSAENVRVSGIGHLALCVHPAVAGGIREALDTVRPGDPSAAARSGERGGDGGAGGNGGVTVA; this is translated from the coding sequence ATGAAGGTCACCAGCGTCGCAGACCCGATCCTGCCGTTCTGCCAGCGTCTGCTCCCGGCCAGAGTCGCGGGCCTCTCACTGGACCTGCTGAAGGCCACGGCCCTGGAGCTGGCGATCCTCGCCGGGCACGTCCTCCTCTATCCCTCGGGGATCGTCCAGGAGCGCCGCGCCGCCGCGGGCCAGGTGCCCGCGCCGGACGCCGCCGCCCGACTGCCCACCGAGGCCAAGCCGCCGGTGGTCCTGCTGCACGGCTTCATCGACAACCGCTCGGTCTTCGTCCTGCTGCGCCGCAGCCTCGCCCAGCACGGACGACATCAGGTGGAGTCCCTCAACTACTCGCCGCTGACCTGCGACATCCGCACCGCGGCCGAACTGCTCGGCCGGCACATCGAGGAGATCTGCGAGCGCACCGGCAGCAGCCGGGTGGACGTCGTCGGCCACAGCCTCGGCGGCCTGATAGCCCGTTACTACGTGCAGCGGCTCGGCGGCGACCGGCGCGTGCGCACCCTCGTCACCCTGGGCACGCCGCACGCGGGCACCCGGGTCGCCCCGCTGGCCAACGCGCATCCCATCGTCCGCCAGATGCGCCCGGGTTCGGAGCTGATCGAGGAGCTGTCCCGTCCGGCACCCGGCTGCCGTACGTACTTCGTGAGCTTCTGGAGCGACCTCGACCACCTGATGGACCCGCTGGAGTCGGCCTGCGTCGAGCATCCGGACCTCAGCGCGGAGAACGTCCGGGTGAGCGGCATCGGCCATCTCGCGCTCTGTGTGCACCCCGCCGTGGCCGGGGGGATACGCGAGGCCCTGGACACCGTGCGGCCGGGCGACCCGTCCGCCGCCGCCCGGAGCGGGGAGCGGGGCGGGGACGGAGGCGCGGGCGGGAACGGCGGGGTCACCGTGGCCTGA
- a CDS encoding vWA domain-containing protein — MTDATGVADAGDLTGAAGVAGAADVTGAAGVTGAARGAGDLGQERLRRWRLVLGGDAADGTGRALTGRDAAMDAALAALYGKGDRPQGQGARDRSAGLGASAPSVARWLGDIRTYFPSSVVQVMQRDAIDRLGLSALLLEPEMLEAVEADVHLVGTLLSLNKAMPETTKETARAVVRKVVEDLEKRLATRTRATLSGALDRSARISRPRHHDIDWNRTIAANLKHYLPEYRTIVPERLIGYGRASQSVKKEVVLCIDQSGSMAASVVYASVFGAVLASMRSISTRLVVFDTAVVDLTDQLDDPVDVLFGTQLGGGTDINRALAYCQSQITRPAETVVVLISDLYEGGIRDEMLKRVAAMQASGVQFVTLLALSDEGAPAYDREHAAALAALGSPAFACTPDLFPEVMAAAIEKRPLPVPATA, encoded by the coding sequence ATGACGGACGCGACCGGAGTGGCGGACGCGGGGGACCTGACCGGGGCGGCCGGAGTGGCGGGCGCGGCGGATGTGACGGGGGCGGCCGGAGTGACGGGCGCGGCCCGAGGTGCGGGGGATCTGGGGCAGGAGCGGCTGCGGCGGTGGCGGCTGGTGCTCGGCGGGGACGCGGCGGACGGCACCGGCCGCGCGCTGACCGGGCGGGACGCGGCGATGGACGCGGCCCTGGCCGCGCTCTACGGCAAGGGGGACAGGCCGCAGGGCCAGGGCGCGCGGGACCGTTCGGCGGGTCTGGGCGCCTCGGCGCCCTCGGTGGCGCGCTGGCTCGGGGACATCCGGACGTACTTCCCCTCCTCCGTCGTCCAGGTCATGCAGCGGGACGCCATCGACCGGCTCGGCCTGTCCGCGCTGCTGCTGGAGCCGGAGATGCTGGAGGCGGTGGAGGCGGACGTGCACCTCGTCGGCACGCTGCTGTCTCTCAACAAGGCGATGCCCGAGACGACGAAGGAGACGGCGCGGGCCGTGGTGCGCAAGGTGGTGGAGGACCTGGAGAAGCGGCTCGCCACGCGCACCCGGGCCACGCTCAGCGGCGCCCTGGACCGCAGCGCCCGCATCAGCAGGCCCCGCCACCACGACATCGACTGGAACCGCACCATCGCGGCCAACCTCAAGCACTATCTGCCCGAGTACCGCACGATCGTGCCGGAGCGGCTGATCGGCTACGGGCGGGCGTCCCAGTCGGTGAAGAAGGAGGTCGTCCTCTGCATCGACCAGTCCGGGTCGATGGCGGCCTCGGTGGTCTACGCCTCGGTGTTCGGGGCGGTGCTGGCGTCGATGCGGTCGATCAGCACCCGGCTCGTCGTGTTCGACACGGCGGTCGTGGACCTCACCGACCAGCTCGACGACCCGGTCGACGTGCTCTTCGGCACCCAGCTCGGCGGCGGCACGGACATCAACCGGGCGCTGGCGTACTGCCAGTCGCAGATCACCCGGCCCGCCGAGACGGTCGTGGTGCTGATCAGCGACCTGTACGAGGGAGGCATACGCGACGAGATGCTGAAGCGGGTCGCGGCGATGCAGGCGTCGGGGGTGCAGTTCGTGACGCTGCTCGCGCTCTCCGACGAGGGGGCGCCCGCGTATGACAGGGAGCACGCGGCGGCGCTGGCGGCGCTCGGCTCACCGGCCTTCGCCTGCACGCCCGACCTGTTCCCGGAGGTGATGGCCGCGGCGATCGAGAAGCGCCCGCTGCCCGTCCCCGCGACGGCGTGA
- a CDS encoding ATP-binding protein, whose amino-acid sequence MSVTVEPTSVEPSHEHSAPANTGEEQSTQSLRPHAEDAFAAELAALAAQDDRPRPARWKLSPWAVATYLLGGTLPDGTVITPKYVGPRRIVEVAVTTLATDRALLLLGVPGTAKTWVSEHLAAAVSGDSTLLVQGTAGTPEEAIRYGWNYARLLAHGPSRDALVPSPVMRAMAQGMTARVEELTRIPADVQDTLITILSEKTLPIPELGQEVQAVRGFNLIATANDRDRGVNDLSSALRRRFNTVVLPLPETPDAEVDIVSRRVDQIGRSLDLPSVPDGVDEIRRVVTVFRELRDGVTTDGRTKLKSPSGTLSTAEAISVVTNGLALAAHFGDGVLRAGDVAAGILGAVVRDPAADRVIWQEYLETVVRERDGWKDFYRACREVSA is encoded by the coding sequence ATGTCTGTGACCGTTGAACCGACGTCCGTCGAACCGAGCCACGAGCACTCCGCGCCCGCGAACACGGGCGAGGAACAGAGCACGCAGTCGCTGCGCCCGCACGCCGAGGACGCCTTCGCCGCCGAACTGGCCGCGCTGGCTGCGCAGGACGACCGTCCGCGCCCGGCCCGCTGGAAGCTGTCCCCGTGGGCCGTGGCGACCTATCTCCTCGGCGGGACCCTGCCGGACGGCACGGTGATCACGCCGAAGTACGTCGGCCCGCGGCGGATCGTCGAGGTCGCCGTCACCACGCTCGCGACCGACCGCGCCCTGCTCCTGCTCGGTGTGCCCGGCACCGCCAAGACCTGGGTCTCCGAGCACCTCGCCGCCGCGGTCAGCGGCGACTCCACGCTGCTGGTGCAGGGCACGGCGGGCACCCCGGAGGAGGCCATCCGCTACGGCTGGAACTACGCGCGGCTGCTCGCGCACGGCCCCAGCCGCGACGCCCTGGTGCCCAGCCCGGTCATGCGGGCCATGGCGCAGGGCATGACCGCCCGCGTCGAGGAGCTGACCCGCATCCCCGCCGACGTGCAGGACACGCTGATCACGATCCTGTCGGAGAAGACCCTGCCGATACCGGAGCTGGGCCAGGAGGTGCAGGCGGTCCGCGGCTTCAACCTGATCGCCACGGCCAACGACCGCGACCGCGGGGTCAACGACCTGTCCAGCGCGCTGCGCCGGCGGTTCAACACCGTGGTGCTGCCGCTGCCGGAGACCCCCGACGCCGAGGTGGACATCGTCTCGCGCCGCGTCGACCAGATCGGCCGCTCCCTCGACCTGCCGTCCGTCCCGGACGGCGTGGACGAGATCCGCCGGGTCGTCACTGTCTTCCGCGAATTGCGCGACGGCGTCACCACGGACGGGCGTACGAAGCTGAAGTCGCCCAGCGGCACGCTGTCCACGGCCGAGGCGATCTCCGTCGTCACCAACGGGCTCGCGCTGGCCGCGCACTTCGGCGACGGTGTGCTGCGGGCCGGGGACGTCGCCGCGGGCATCCTCGGCGCCGTCGTCCGCGACCCGGCGGCCGACCGCGTCATCTGGCAGGAGTACCTGGAGACCGTCGTCCGCGAGCGCGACGGCTGGAAGGACTTCTACCGGGCCTGCCGGGAGGTGAGCGCGTGA
- a CDS encoding DUF5691 domain-containing protein, which produces MIRTSAPVEAPAAGAWEESVTTALLGTDRRRPPAGTPGRDAPTALLDAAAEQTVARRAGLLPAPAAERIPQAPADPRPALPPAAADRLAMLLADRPGAGGGGRRGTAPDLMELLPQWLAAANAHGYAAPAPTLPALLDAARGRTDLRPAALAFAGPRGLWLARLNPEWRFALRAASGGGAALPGPEDADEVRRLWEEGLFAERVALLTAVRRQQPDAARDLLATTWATERAEDRLMFLDSLRTGLGPADEPFLEQALGDRSRNVRSTAAELLSALPGSALAARMADRAAACVAVDRTGGAPAIAVEAPHECDASMERDGVVPRAPSGRGERSWWLGQLLEAAPLGTWSTRLGGRTPQEIVALPVADDWQGELHAAWCRAAVRQRDAVWARALLGEPAAPEAGGPGAVSLAERAKLLGTLGTAERADWVAGFIAAHGLSEAFQLLGMCAVPWAGPLGRAVVDALDIARDAGSYPWSFSGVMGLAERCLDPVEAARLDGLLAVPDETEDTSPGAGGYWAEAFQRLVTTLHLRRTMAEELAPVPG; this is translated from the coding sequence ATGATCAGGACCTCCGCCCCGGTGGAAGCGCCCGCAGCGGGCGCCTGGGAGGAGTCGGTCACCACCGCCCTGCTCGGCACCGACCGGCGCAGGCCCCCGGCCGGCACACCCGGCCGGGACGCTCCGACGGCCCTGCTGGACGCGGCGGCCGAACAGACCGTGGCCCGGCGCGCGGGACTGCTCCCGGCGCCCGCCGCCGAGCGGATCCCGCAGGCCCCCGCCGACCCGCGCCCGGCCCTGCCGCCCGCCGCCGCCGACCGGCTCGCCATGCTGCTGGCCGACCGTCCCGGCGCGGGCGGCGGCGGACGCAGGGGCACCGCGCCGGACCTCATGGAGCTGCTGCCCCAGTGGCTCGCGGCGGCCAACGCGCACGGGTACGCGGCGCCCGCGCCGACGCTCCCGGCGCTGCTGGACGCGGCCCGGGGGCGTACGGATCTGCGACCCGCCGCGCTGGCCTTCGCCGGTCCGCGCGGGCTGTGGCTGGCCCGGCTGAACCCGGAGTGGCGATTCGCGCTGCGGGCGGCCTCCGGCGGCGGTGCCGCGCTGCCCGGCCCCGAGGACGCCGACGAGGTCCGCCGCCTGTGGGAGGAGGGCCTGTTCGCCGAACGGGTCGCGCTCCTCACGGCGGTACGGCGGCAGCAACCGGACGCGGCCCGCGACCTGCTCGCCACCACGTGGGCCACCGAGCGGGCCGAGGACCGGCTGATGTTCCTGGACTCGCTGCGCACCGGACTCGGCCCCGCCGACGAGCCGTTCCTGGAACAGGCCCTCGGCGACCGGAGCCGCAACGTCCGGTCGACCGCCGCGGAGCTGCTGTCGGCGCTGCCCGGGTCGGCGCTGGCCGCGCGGATGGCGGACCGGGCCGCCGCCTGCGTCGCCGTCGACCGCACGGGCGGCGCCCCGGCGATCGCCGTTGAGGCCCCTCACGAGTGCGACGCGAGCATGGAGCGCGACGGTGTCGTCCCCAGGGCTCCGTCGGGGAGGGGTGAGCGGTCGTGGTGGCTGGGCCAGCTGCTGGAGGCGGCCCCGCTCGGCACGTGGTCCACGCGCCTGGGCGGCCGCACGCCGCAGGAGATCGTGGCGCTGCCGGTGGCGGACGACTGGCAGGGCGAGCTGCACGCGGCCTGGTGCCGGGCCGCCGTACGGCAGCGGGACGCCGTGTGGGCGCGGGCGCTCCTCGGGGAGCCCGCGGCACCCGAGGCCGGCGGGCCCGGCGCGGTGTCCTTGGCCGAGCGCGCCAAGCTGCTCGGCACGCTGGGCACCGCCGAACGGGCCGACTGGGTCGCCGGGTTCATCGCGGCGCACGGTCTGTCCGAGGCGTTTCAGCTGCTCGGGATGTGTGCGGTGCCGTGGGCCGGACCGCTCGGACGGGCGGTGGTCGACGCGCTCGACATCGCGCGGGACGCAGGGAGCTACCCATGGAGTTTCAGTGGTGTGATGGGACTGGCCGAGCGCTGCCTGGACCCGGTGGAGGCGGCCCGGCTCGACGGACTGCTGGCGGTGCCGGACGAGACGGAGGACACCTCGCCCGGCGCCGGGGGGTACTGGGCGGAGGCGTTCCAGCGGCTGGTCACCACCTTGCACCTGCGCCGGACGATGGCCGAGGAACTGGCGCCCGTCCCCGGCTGA